The following coding sequences are from one Salinicoccus sp. Bachu38 window:
- the uidA gene encoding beta-glucuronidase — MLYPITTETRNLIDLSGVWKFKLDEGQGHEEKWYSEKLDTKEYMAVPASYNDAAVYEKTRNHVGTVWYEKEFTLPKHIREEEIILRFGSVTHNAEVYFNGGKIAEHKGGFLPFEVKINEHLEKGKNRVTVAVDNILDESTLPVGMYKEETVNGRTKKYNDPNFDFFNYAGIHRPVKIYTVPKVHVSDLTVSPVNENGSYAFDYEVETSGEAEKVEIVVQDEDGNVVYEGEGKTGKASIKEPKLWEPMDSYLYDFNVYLKDGSGEVLDHYVLPAGIRTVEVADGQFRINDKPFYFKGFGKHEDTYIHGRGFNEAANILDFNLMKWIGANSFRTAHYPYSEEMMRLADREGFVVIDETPAVGVHLNFMATMFGPGEKRNTWKEIQTMDHHREVIKDLVKRDKNHASVVLWSIANEPASEEEGAYDYFKPLYDLTKECDPQKRPATVVTHLMATPEKEQVADLVDVLAMNRYYGWYTQSGDLEDAKIALENEFQHYAEAYPDKPIIMTEYGADTVAGFHAVDPIMFTEEYQKLFLEANHEIFDKTKNFVGEHIWNFADFETSQGVIRVQGNKKGIFTRDRKPKMAAHYMKERWEGIPHYNYKK, encoded by the coding sequence ATGCTTTATCCAATAACTACTGAAACGAGAAACCTGATCGATTTATCCGGAGTATGGAAATTTAAGCTGGATGAAGGACAGGGGCATGAAGAAAAATGGTATTCCGAAAAACTCGATACGAAGGAATATATGGCAGTGCCTGCGTCATATAATGATGCAGCTGTGTATGAGAAGACCAGGAACCATGTAGGTACGGTATGGTACGAAAAGGAATTCACACTGCCGAAACATATCCGTGAGGAAGAAATCATACTGCGTTTCGGTTCAGTGACGCATAATGCAGAAGTATATTTCAATGGAGGGAAGATTGCCGAGCATAAGGGCGGATTCCTACCATTTGAAGTGAAGATCAATGAGCATCTTGAAAAAGGAAAGAACAGGGTGACGGTCGCAGTCGACAATATCCTCGATGAATCCACACTGCCTGTCGGCATGTACAAGGAAGAGACGGTGAACGGCCGGACGAAAAAGTATAACGATCCGAACTTCGACTTTTTCAACTATGCCGGCATCCATCGTCCTGTCAAAATATATACGGTACCAAAAGTCCACGTCTCTGATCTGACTGTTTCTCCGGTAAATGAGAATGGCAGCTACGCTTTCGACTATGAAGTGGAAACGAGTGGTGAGGCGGAAAAGGTTGAAATTGTCGTACAGGATGAGGACGGCAATGTGGTATACGAAGGCGAAGGAAAGACCGGCAAGGCCAGCATTAAAGAGCCGAAGCTCTGGGAGCCGATGGACAGCTACCTGTATGATTTCAACGTCTATCTCAAAGATGGTTCCGGAGAAGTGTTGGACCATTACGTGCTGCCTGCTGGTATCAGGACGGTCGAAGTGGCAGATGGCCAATTCAGAATCAATGACAAACCTTTCTACTTCAAAGGCTTCGGCAAGCATGAGGATACCTACATCCATGGACGCGGCTTCAATGAAGCGGCAAACATACTCGACTTCAATCTGATGAAGTGGATCGGCGCCAACTCGTTCAGGACGGCACACTATCCATACTCTGAAGAGATGATGCGGCTCGCTGACAGGGAAGGATTCGTCGTAATCGATGAAACGCCGGCTGTCGGTGTCCACCTCAACTTCATGGCCACAATGTTCGGACCGGGCGAAAAGCGCAATACGTGGAAAGAGATCCAGACGATGGACCACCACAGGGAAGTCATCAAGGATCTCGTGAAGCGTGACAAGAACCATGCTTCAGTCGTCCTTTGGAGCATTGCGAACGAACCGGCTTCTGAAGAAGAGGGTGCCTATGACTACTTCAAGCCGCTCTATGACCTGACGAAGGAATGTGACCCGCAGAAGCGTCCGGCTACAGTGGTCACACACCTCATGGCGACACCTGAGAAGGAACAGGTGGCGGATCTTGTCGATGTACTCGCGATGAACAGGTATTATGGTTGGTATACACAGAGTGGCGATCTGGAAGATGCCAAAATCGCATTGGAAAATGAATTCCAGCACTATGCGGAAGCCTATCCGGACAAACCGATCATCATGACGGAATATGGGGCGGATACGGTAGCCGGCTTCCATGCGGTCGACCCGATCATGTTCACGGAGGAATACCAGAAGCTCTTCCTTGAAGCCAACCATGAAATCTTCGATAAGACGAAGAACTTCGTCGGAGAGCATATCTGGAACTTTGCCGACTTCGAGACGAGCCAGGGTGTCATCAGGGTCCAGGGCAACAAGAAGGGCATATTCACAAGAGACCGCAAACCTAAGATGGCGGCCCACTACATGAAGGAAAGATGGGAAGGCATCCCGCACTACAACTATAAAAAATAA
- a CDS encoding MFS transporter, with protein MDRPRIEGEFSREQYHTAKLWQIAAFALNNTATNIFLFGMGFVTYYTTGVAGLTVMVVSTILALMRVFDSITDPLIGFIIDKTETKFGKFRPIMVFGNAILILTFLLMFNVIHLFPESLHFIVFVVLQFFYIIGYTMQTTVTRAAQTVLTNHPRQRPLFSIFDAIFTLSLFTFGQLYASQYMIGKYGDFTEAYFTELSFTFAAISVLFTVLAVIAIWGKDRKEFYGIEDVNVKTRFRDYWPVLKRNRALQMLVISAATDKFAAMFMNQQVVQVMFFGILIDNFALSGQFGLIILIPSLFVVFFGVRYAQNLGLRRALILFSYIGAISFTILFVLMLLFDTEQFALGNWGVLSIMFLILFSLGRSVSVLTPSIVIPMIADVSDYETYESGRYIPGMIAALFSFVDKLVSSTAPFVVGALVALIGFGDEFPTVTDGLTTGILWVGLMTALGFPILGWVISIIAMRFYPLTKEKMAEIQLELNNTKNFILDARDRKMAEEDGISLDGETSGNDRNDRE; from the coding sequence ATGGACAGACCAAGAATAGAAGGTGAATTTTCAAGGGAGCAGTACCATACGGCGAAGCTGTGGCAGATTGCGGCTTTCGCATTGAACAACACTGCGACGAACATATTCCTGTTCGGTATGGGGTTTGTTACATATTATACAACCGGAGTCGCGGGCCTGACAGTGATGGTTGTCAGTACCATACTTGCGCTGATGCGGGTCTTCGACAGCATCACCGATCCGCTGATCGGCTTCATTATCGATAAGACCGAAACGAAGTTCGGCAAATTCAGGCCGATCATGGTATTCGGGAATGCGATACTGATTCTGACATTCCTGCTGATGTTCAATGTAATCCATCTGTTCCCGGAAAGTCTGCACTTCATAGTATTTGTCGTCCTGCAGTTCTTCTATATCATCGGCTACACGATGCAGACGACGGTGACACGGGCGGCACAGACGGTTCTGACCAATCACCCGAGACAGCGTCCTCTGTTCTCCATCTTTGATGCGATATTCACACTTTCACTATTCACGTTCGGCCAGCTCTATGCCTCCCAGTACATGATCGGCAAATACGGCGACTTCACGGAAGCCTACTTCACAGAACTGTCCTTCACTTTCGCCGCCATTTCAGTACTCTTCACAGTGCTTGCGGTAATCGCCATCTGGGGCAAGGATCGCAAGGAATTCTATGGAATCGAGGATGTCAACGTCAAGACACGGTTCCGTGACTACTGGCCTGTGCTGAAGCGCAACAGGGCCCTGCAGATGCTGGTCATTTCAGCGGCTACCGACAAGTTCGCCGCGATGTTCATGAACCAGCAGGTCGTGCAGGTGATGTTCTTCGGCATACTGATCGACAATTTTGCGCTGAGCGGGCAGTTCGGCCTCATTATCCTGATACCGAGTCTTTTCGTCGTATTCTTTGGTGTAAGATATGCCCAGAACCTGGGGCTCAGACGGGCCCTGATCCTATTTTCCTATATCGGTGCGATCTCCTTCACGATACTGTTTGTATTGATGCTGCTCTTCGACACTGAACAGTTTGCGCTCGGCAACTGGGGTGTGCTGTCCATAATGTTCCTGATCCTGTTTTCACTCGGACGTTCAGTCAGTGTGCTGACACCATCGATCGTCATCCCGATGATTGCGGATGTATCGGATTATGAAACGTACGAGTCAGGGAGATATATACCCGGCATGATCGCAGCACTGTTCTCCTTCGTCGACAAACTGGTTTCGAGTACAGCACCATTCGTCGTCGGTGCGCTTGTAGCCCTGATCGGTTTCGGCGACGAGTTCCCGACCGTCACGGACGGATTGACGACAGGCATCCTGTGGGTAGGTCTCATGACGGCGCTTGGCTTCCCGATACTCGGCTGGGTCATCTCGATCATCGCAATGCGGTTCTATCCGTTGACGAAAGAGAAGATGGCAGAAATACAGCTGGAACTCAACAATACGAAAAACTTCATATTGGATGCACGTGACCGTAAAATGGCGGAAGAAGACGGAATATCACTGGATGGAGAAACATCAGGAAACGACAGGAATGATCGGGAGTAA
- a CDS encoding choice-of-anchor I family protein, whose protein sequence is MKSFYRLLGTTAFASLLFAGPLSSDTYGAGGGNPPGFSNASENAFSNADAPLNVQHIARYTSGAAFDEAGTEIVKYNYRNGYAYSVNGAESALDIIDIAGQQDGNIELVRRIGLDTLGIPAGDITSVAVHPKGKYIAVSVPAEDLTEPGHVIFMDENGIYMNDLTVGSLPDMLTFTTDGRQLLVANEGEPSDDYQTNPEGSISIIDITGNPKNLDESRVATLPFTEDHVPQDVRIVGPDPKTDHLNMEPEFITVDGNDRFAYVSLQESNAIAKVDMQNKEISAVKSMGYKDHSKERNAMDPSDRDDRMGLRQVPVLGLYQPDGITSFEKDGETYILTANEGDAQDYDGYSEEARVADLQGAIELDAENYGGYTQEGLDEMMSGDLFSDENLGRLTVTKQHDYKDGSTHEAIVSFGGRSFSVLKGSDLSQIYDSGNEFESIILDQVPERFNGDFESAESFIKDDRSDNKGPEPESVEVGEVGGKTYAFIGLERTGGIMVYDVTDPAAPVHVQYIHDESNTDISPEGIEFISSQDSPTGRAMLMVANELSGTISTYSLQ, encoded by the coding sequence ATGAAATCATTTTACAGACTGCTCGGTACGACAGCTTTTGCTTCTCTATTGTTTGCGGGACCACTGTCATCGGATACATATGGTGCTGGAGGTGGAAATCCTCCTGGGTTCAGCAATGCTTCTGAAAATGCGTTCAGCAATGCGGATGCACCGTTGAATGTGCAGCATATTGCGCGTTATACGAGTGGCGCAGCCTTTGACGAAGCTGGTACAGAAATCGTCAAATACAACTACAGAAATGGATATGCCTATTCTGTAAACGGTGCCGAATCTGCTCTGGACATCATCGACATTGCCGGGCAGCAGGATGGCAATATTGAACTTGTCAGGCGGATTGGGTTGGATACACTCGGCATACCGGCCGGGGATATCACGAGTGTTGCTGTGCATCCAAAAGGGAAATATATCGCGGTTTCTGTACCTGCAGAAGACCTGACTGAACCGGGTCATGTGATATTCATGGATGAGAATGGCATATATATGAACGACCTCACAGTCGGCAGTCTGCCGGATATGCTGACTTTTACCACTGACGGCAGGCAATTGCTCGTTGCAAATGAAGGAGAGCCGTCTGATGATTATCAGACGAATCCCGAAGGCAGCATCTCCATTATAGATATCACAGGAAATCCGAAAAATCTGGATGAGAGCCGGGTAGCGACACTGCCGTTCACCGAGGACCATGTTCCCCAAGATGTCCGCATCGTCGGTCCTGATCCAAAGACTGACCATCTGAATATGGAACCTGAATTCATTACGGTGGACGGCAATGATCGGTTTGCATATGTTTCCTTGCAGGAGAGCAATGCGATTGCCAAAGTCGATATGCAGAATAAAGAGATATCTGCAGTGAAGTCGATGGGCTACAAGGACCATTCCAAGGAAAGGAATGCGATGGATCCTTCGGATCGGGATGACAGGATGGGGTTGCGTCAAGTGCCGGTCCTCGGCCTGTATCAGCCGGATGGCATCACATCATTCGAGAAGGACGGAGAGACATATATACTGACAGCCAATGAAGGGGATGCCCAGGACTATGACGGTTACAGTGAAGAGGCGAGGGTTGCGGATCTCCAGGGTGCCATTGAGCTGGACGCAGAAAACTACGGAGGCTATACGCAGGAAGGGCTGGATGAAATGATGTCCGGGGACTTGTTCAGTGATGAAAACCTTGGCAGGCTTACAGTGACCAAGCAGCATGACTATAAGGATGGAAGCACGCATGAGGCGATTGTATCATTTGGCGGGCGCTCCTTTTCAGTATTGAAGGGATCCGATCTCAGTCAAATATATGACAGCGGCAATGAATTTGAGAGTATCATTCTGGATCAAGTGCCGGAAAGGTTCAATGGCGACTTCGAAAGTGCGGAATCATTCATCAAAGATGATCGCAGTGACAATAAGGGACCCGAGCCGGAATCCGTGGAAGTCGGAGAGGTGGGTGGAAAGACCTATGCTTTCATCGGCCTGGAACGCACAGGGGGCATAATGGTCTATGATGTGACAGATCCGGCAGCCCCGGTCCATGTCCAGTATATCCATGATGAATCGAACACTGACATTTCACCGGAAGGGATTGAATTCATCAGCAGTCAGGACAGTCCAACGGGCAGAGCGATGCTGATGGTCGCCAATGAACTTTCGGGCACAATCTCGACGTATTCACTTCAATAG
- a CDS encoding DUF2975 domain-containing protein: MERGSSLFLKAAVILMALPVLGGAGFAISFLLRNPVNPDYALILYPIFIGVLLTVIPFVFALYQSFKLLNYIDGKKAFSDLSVKALKKIKLAAFSISLVYAVILPFVYIVAEIDDAPGLIFVGMVPIFAALVVGVFAAVLQKLLNEAINIKSENDLTV, translated from the coding sequence ATGGAACGTGGATCATCATTATTTCTAAAAGCTGCTGTCATCCTGATGGCCCTGCCCGTCCTCGGGGGTGCCGGATTCGCCATATCCTTCCTGCTGCGCAACCCGGTCAATCCGGACTACGCTCTGATACTCTATCCCATATTCATTGGCGTACTGCTGACAGTCATCCCCTTCGTCTTCGCGCTGTACCAGTCTTTCAAGCTGCTGAACTACATTGATGGCAAAAAGGCATTCTCGGATCTTTCCGTCAAAGCGCTGAAGAAGATCAAGCTCGCCGCTTTTTCAATCAGCCTGGTCTATGCAGTAATCTTGCCCTTTGTCTATATCGTCGCAGAGATTGACGACGCGCCCGGCCTGATTTTCGTCGGAATGGTACCCATCTTTGCCGCCCTGGTAGTCGGCGTCTTTGCTGCAGTTCTGCAGAAGCTTCTGAACGAAGCAATAAATATCAAATCCGAAAACGATTTGACGGTCTGA
- a CDS encoding helix-turn-helix domain-containing protein: MAIRINIDVMLAKRKMSVTELSSRVGITMANLSILKNGKAKAIRFSTLEALCRALECQPGDILEYVNDEDMEE; encoded by the coding sequence ATGGCAATCAGAATAAATATCGACGTAATGCTCGCCAAAAGGAAAATGAGTGTAACGGAACTGTCCAGCCGGGTGGGCATCACCATGGCAAATCTGTCAATACTTAAAAATGGCAAAGCCAAGGCGATCCGTTTCTCCACACTTGAAGCATTGTGCAGGGCGCTCGAATGCCAGCCCGGAGATATACTCGAGTATGTGAACGACGAGGACATGGAAGAATAG
- a CDS encoding DUF2975 domain-containing protein, with protein sequence MKRGLSLFLKTALVCMALPVLTGTVVMISFLLRNPVNSDYALMLYPISIGALLSVLPYLSALYQSFRLLNYIDRDDAFSGLSVSALQKIKLSAFLFSVLYILIAPFVYIAAEVSDTPELIIMGMVPIFASLVIAVFAAVLQKLLHEIINIESENELTV encoded by the coding sequence ATGAAACGAGGATTATCCCTTTTCCTGAAAACTGCCCTGGTGTGCATGGCCCTGCCCGTCCTGACAGGTACTGTAGTCATGATTTCCTTTCTATTGCGAAATCCGGTCAACTCCGATTATGCCCTGATGCTGTATCCCATATCCATCGGTGCCCTCCTGTCGGTCCTCCCCTACCTATCCGCGCTGTACCAGTCATTCAGGCTGCTGAATTATATCGATCGGGACGACGCATTCTCCGGGCTTTCCGTCAGTGCCTTACAGAAGATCAAGCTGTCCGCTTTTCTTTTCAGTGTGCTCTACATCCTTATAGCACCGTTTGTCTATATCGCAGCAGAAGTGAGTGACACTCCGGAACTCATCATCATGGGTATGGTGCCGATATTCGCTTCACTGGTCATTGCGGTGTTTGCTGCTGTCCTGCAGAAGCTGCTGCACGAAATAATCAATATCGAGTCCGAAAATGAGCTGACCGTGTGA
- the acsA gene encoding acetate--CoA ligase — translation MSHRVSEVINPIEDTYNLSNYEEIRHSYEWQQAGEGLRFKETGKVNIAYETIDRHVEDGYGDKIALHYVDGETRVSMTFREVKEKTDHYSRILRSNGVKKGDRVFIFLPKTPECYISILAAIKIGAIAGPLFEAFMEDAVRDRINDCRGTLLITNRDMVSRVPQDDIPSLETILYAEDIEAAPVENGGEQVEWMDLEDGMLIHYTSGSTGKPKGVLHAHRVMTHQYESGKWVLDIRDDDVYWCTSHPGWVTGSVYGLFAPWLNRATIVIQGGRFKAENWYQLIADLKVTVWYSAPTAFRMLLSQGDVLKDYDLSSLRHILSVGEPLNPEVIYWAWERLGVRIHDTWWMTETGAHLIVNLPGEKIKPGSMGRPFPGIEVGILDEAGNELPRRSVGQLAVRTPWPGLMKEIWGNRDKFDSYFKYEGWYVSGDLAYQDEEDYVFFQSRDDDMINSAGERIGPFEVESKLIEHPAVQEAGVVGKPDPVRGELVKAFIVLREGYEQSDSLLEDIRIFVRNHLAAHSAPREIEVMEELPKTTISGKILRRELKRMEIEKQKESELRKV, via the coding sequence ATGTCACATAGAGTTTCGGAAGTCATCAATCCAATAGAGGATACATACAATCTGTCCAACTATGAGGAAATACGCCACTCGTATGAATGGCAGCAGGCCGGGGAGGGGCTGCGCTTCAAGGAGACCGGGAAGGTCAACATCGCCTATGAGACCATCGACCGTCATGTAGAGGATGGATATGGGGATAAGATCGCCCTCCACTATGTAGATGGGGAAACAAGGGTGTCCATGACTTTCAGGGAAGTCAAGGAGAAGACAGACCACTATTCCCGTATTCTGAGAAGCAATGGGGTCAAAAAGGGCGACCGCGTCTTCATCTTCCTTCCTAAAACGCCGGAATGCTACATCTCGATATTGGCGGCCATAAAGATAGGTGCGATTGCAGGACCGCTTTTCGAAGCCTTCATGGAAGATGCGGTAAGGGACAGGATCAACGACTGCAGGGGGACGCTGCTGATTACGAATAGGGACATGGTCTCCCGTGTGCCGCAAGATGACATCCCCTCGTTGGAGACCATACTGTATGCCGAGGACATCGAAGCGGCACCCGTGGAAAACGGTGGAGAACAGGTGGAATGGATGGATCTGGAGGATGGCATGCTGATCCATTATACAAGCGGCTCCACTGGAAAGCCCAAGGGCGTGCTGCATGCGCACCGTGTCATGACCCACCAGTACGAATCAGGGAAGTGGGTGCTCGACATCAGGGACGATGATGTCTACTGGTGCACTTCACATCCCGGTTGGGTGACTGGCAGCGTATATGGCCTGTTCGCGCCATGGCTGAACCGGGCGACGATCGTCATCCAGGGTGGGCGTTTCAAAGCGGAAAACTGGTACCAGCTCATAGCGGATCTGAAAGTGACGGTATGGTACAGTGCGCCGACGGCTTTCAGAATGCTCCTCTCCCAGGGAGATGTACTGAAAGACTATGACCTGTCCTCGTTAAGGCACATTCTGAGTGTTGGTGAACCGTTGAATCCCGAAGTCATATACTGGGCGTGGGAACGTCTCGGTGTCAGGATACATGACACGTGGTGGATGACGGAAACAGGTGCACATCTGATCGTGAATCTTCCGGGTGAAAAAATAAAGCCCGGGTCCATGGGACGGCCGTTCCCCGGCATAGAAGTCGGTATCCTCGATGAAGCGGGGAACGAGCTGCCGCGGAGATCTGTCGGGCAGCTTGCAGTCAGAACACCATGGCCGGGACTGATGAAGGAAATATGGGGAAACAGGGACAAGTTCGATTCCTATTTCAAGTATGAAGGGTGGTACGTATCAGGGGACCTGGCATACCAGGACGAAGAGGACTACGTCTTCTTCCAGAGCCGCGACGATGATATGATCAACTCTGCCGGTGAGCGTATCGGTCCATTCGAAGTGGAGAGCAAGCTGATCGAGCATCCAGCTGTACAGGAAGCGGGAGTGGTCGGAAAGCCGGACCCTGTGCGAGGAGAACTCGTCAAGGCATTCATCGTCCTGAGGGAAGGGTATGAGCAGTCCGACAGCCTGCTTGAAGACATCCGTATATTTGTAAGAAACCATTTGGCCGCGCACTCGGCACCGAGGGAGATAGAAGTGATGGAGGAACTGCCGAAGACTACAATCAGCGGCAAAATTTTGAGGCGTGAGCTGAAAAGGATGGAAATCGAAAAACAGAAAGAATCGGAGCTGAGAAAAGTATAG
- a CDS encoding ABC transporter ATP-binding protein, whose protein sequence is MNLNLQDVGRTFDGKEVVRNVSFIAEPGEIIGLLGTSGCGKSTILRAISGLDDAYDGRIEINGNVSRKVQDTTGFIFQEPRLMPWLTVLENVTFGLKGSRDEKEAAGKRYLESVGLGGSEALYPRALSGGMAQRVAIARALVTSPEILLLDEPFSALDAFTKMQLQDLLMEIWKEYRTTIILVTHDIDEATYLCDRIITLRGQPGEMDRVITIEQERPRERGSRQLAEYKKEILGSLDLNQSTQYEQQINS, encoded by the coding sequence GTATCTTTCATTGCGGAACCGGGTGAAATCATCGGGCTGCTCGGTACGAGCGGCTGCGGCAAAAGTACGATTCTGCGGGCGATTTCCGGCCTGGACGATGCATATGACGGCCGGATAGAAATCAATGGGAACGTCTCCAGGAAGGTCCAGGATACAACAGGTTTCATCTTCCAGGAGCCGCGTCTCATGCCCTGGCTGACCGTCCTTGAAAATGTCACTTTCGGTCTGAAAGGAAGCAGGGATGAAAAAGAGGCGGCAGGAAAAAGATATCTGGAAAGCGTCGGCCTCGGGGGGAGCGAAGCATTGTATCCAAGAGCACTTTCGGGCGGGATGGCCCAGCGCGTCGCCATTGCACGGGCGCTTGTCACGTCCCCTGAAATACTGCTTCTGGATGAACCTTTCAGTGCGTTGGATGCATTTACCAAGATGCAGCTCCAGGATCTCCTGATGGAAATATGGAAGGAATATCGGACGACAATCATTCTGGTGACGCACGATATTGACGAAGCAACTTATCTCTGTGACCGGATCATCACTTTGCGGGGTCAGCCGGGAGAGATGGACAGGGTGATTACGATTGAGCAGGAAAGGCCGAGAGAGCGGGGAAGCAGACAGCTGGCCGAGTATAAGAAAGAAATACTGGGCAGCCTGGATCTGAACCAGTCGACACAGTATGAACAGCAGATAAATTCATGA